One Fuerstiella marisgermanici DNA window includes the following coding sequences:
- a CDS encoding AAA family ATPase has product MIQFEDFRLDVEDAQLLRGGKRVALTPKAFDVLARLATNAGRLISKEELLNSLWDDALVSDASLVVCIREIRKRLGDNARSPQFIETVHRRGYRFIADVNEAGGAEVKQDQAPRAETSARASGERQPGDSTSRHATTRTRVSSIVGRQEEFAELDRVFRVAASGQRQTVFVAGEPGAGKTAFITDFIVQHTDESVRIAEGQCFEQFGEGEPYLPVLEALTQLTQQSDGDRIIEAITRFAPTWLTQMPSLRGRLPADVAESDALGSSATRMLREMAETLETLTIETPLILIFEDLHWSDYSTLDLISYMARRRQPAKLLIIGTYRPVEIILRNHALKPVKRELLSKQACCEIPLASISVEAVSEYLTKRFPEIETSNEIAARIHRRTDGHPLFVAELISYLAAHDKLIPTTTDVADAPLPENIRAMIDTQIDLVDDEQRKILEAGSIAGVEFSAAAIADVLGQQVLDIEDQLDSLAERQQLLQPVDDGHSVEAPSARYRFRHVLYQEALYKRCAAGRRIRLHRRLGERLEQRHVEPPPELAAQLAIHFERGHVLDRAIHFLRMAADRATRHYANREAAEYVSRAIDLIRRDPSLADLRLSLFEQRGLIYRSSANIAAAAKDFEAMAQEARRRGKVAEQANAQFCLASVFSWVDRQKCLDAAVRANQLAERLDSGLHQKHLRGWWAYWNLLWEGWTEGDAAASSAAISAARKLNDREMLCLHLSRSGCFHLVLSDYDTACRATEEAMQLATEIGDASEYLLATFFRGWACLYDGRWEEMARLLWDGLQIAETNGHDRYALLLRLQMAQLCNEAGDFDHAAELAERSLKESRELDLGYGQLVSPILLGVAYLGQDRAGEALELLEQIVQRLDNERLLMDWIWKMPLRYATARCHFKLGNLDAVRDYAAKLRLAASFPRGQTHEALSHQLLADASLRQGDSKAARAEITRALNIVQTTRLPLAEWRILQTAATAFADSDPERSQECELQSQNAFSGLVQGLNATFPSLRPPGNRSIER; this is encoded by the coding sequence GTGATTCAATTTGAAGACTTCCGCCTCGACGTTGAAGACGCTCAGCTTCTGCGCGGTGGAAAGCGGGTCGCACTCACACCGAAAGCCTTTGATGTGCTGGCTCGTCTGGCGACGAATGCCGGGCGGCTGATATCGAAAGAAGAGCTGCTGAATTCGCTGTGGGACGATGCTCTGGTTTCGGACGCATCACTCGTGGTCTGCATTCGAGAGATTCGAAAGAGGCTCGGTGACAATGCCAGGTCGCCGCAGTTTATCGAAACCGTTCACCGGCGAGGTTACCGCTTTATTGCGGATGTCAACGAAGCGGGCGGCGCAGAAGTTAAGCAGGACCAGGCTCCTCGTGCGGAAACCTCCGCCAGGGCGAGCGGAGAGCGTCAGCCTGGTGATAGCACGTCCCGCCACGCGACCACCCGCACCCGCGTCTCTTCGATCGTTGGTCGACAGGAAGAATTCGCCGAACTCGATCGAGTCTTCCGAGTGGCCGCATCCGGTCAGCGGCAGACTGTCTTCGTGGCCGGGGAACCGGGAGCCGGCAAGACGGCGTTCATCACAGACTTCATCGTACAGCACACGGACGAAAGTGTTCGCATCGCGGAAGGGCAATGCTTCGAACAGTTCGGCGAAGGTGAACCGTATCTGCCAGTCCTCGAAGCGCTCACACAACTCACGCAGCAGTCCGATGGCGATCGAATCATCGAAGCGATCACGCGGTTTGCGCCGACGTGGCTGACTCAGATGCCGTCGTTGCGAGGCCGGTTGCCGGCAGACGTGGCCGAATCCGACGCATTGGGTTCCAGCGCGACACGAATGCTGAGGGAGATGGCGGAAACGCTGGAAACACTCACCATCGAGACCCCGCTGATTCTGATTTTCGAAGATCTGCACTGGAGCGATTATTCAACGCTCGATCTGATTTCGTACATGGCCCGACGACGCCAACCCGCAAAGCTGCTGATCATCGGAACGTACCGTCCCGTTGAGATCATTCTGCGAAACCACGCGCTGAAGCCGGTCAAGCGAGAGCTGCTCTCGAAGCAGGCGTGTTGCGAAATTCCGTTGGCGTCAATTTCTGTCGAAGCCGTTTCGGAATACCTCACGAAACGCTTCCCGGAAATCGAAACCTCAAACGAGATTGCGGCCAGAATCCACCGTCGAACCGATGGCCATCCACTCTTTGTTGCCGAGTTGATCAGCTATCTCGCGGCGCATGATAAACTGATCCCGACAACTACTGACGTTGCGGACGCACCGCTGCCGGAAAATATCCGAGCGATGATCGACACGCAAATCGATCTGGTCGACGACGAACAACGAAAAATTCTGGAAGCCGGCAGCATCGCCGGCGTGGAATTTTCGGCAGCGGCGATTGCCGACGTGCTTGGTCAGCAGGTGTTGGATATTGAGGACCAACTGGATTCGCTCGCGGAACGACAGCAGTTGCTACAACCTGTTGATGATGGGCATTCTGTTGAAGCACCGTCGGCTCGTTACCGCTTCCGCCACGTGCTGTATCAGGAGGCGTTATACAAACGCTGCGCAGCCGGTCGCCGAATTCGCCTTCATCGTCGGCTGGGGGAAAGGCTTGAACAACGTCATGTTGAGCCTCCGCCTGAACTAGCCGCCCAACTGGCGATTCACTTCGAACGCGGCCATGTGCTCGATCGAGCTATCCATTTTCTTCGAATGGCGGCCGACCGCGCGACGCGCCACTACGCCAATCGCGAAGCCGCAGAATATGTCAGCCGAGCCATCGACCTGATTCGCCGAGATCCGTCACTCGCCGATCTGCGGCTGTCACTTTTTGAACAGCGAGGGCTGATTTATCGTTCCAGCGCAAACATCGCGGCAGCGGCGAAAGACTTCGAAGCGATGGCTCAGGAAGCCAGGCGACGGGGCAAGGTTGCAGAACAGGCAAACGCCCAGTTTTGTCTGGCGAGCGTGTTTTCGTGGGTTGACCGGCAGAAATGTCTCGACGCCGCAGTACGCGCCAACCAGCTTGCCGAACGGTTAGATAGCGGACTTCACCAAAAGCATCTGCGAGGCTGGTGGGCGTACTGGAATCTGCTGTGGGAAGGCTGGACTGAAGGAGATGCCGCCGCTTCCTCCGCCGCAATTTCCGCCGCCCGCAAGCTCAATGATCGGGAAATGCTCTGTCTGCACCTCAGCCGGTCGGGCTGCTTCCATCTTGTCCTGTCGGACTACGACACGGCCTGCCGCGCAACGGAAGAGGCCATGCAACTGGCGACGGAAATCGGCGACGCCTCGGAGTACCTGTTGGCCACCTTCTTCCGGGGGTGGGCGTGTCTGTACGACGGCCGCTGGGAGGAAATGGCTCGGCTGTTGTGGGACGGCCTGCAGATCGCCGAAACCAACGGGCACGACCGCTACGCGCTGCTGCTGCGGCTGCAAATGGCTCAGTTGTGCAACGAAGCCGGTGACTTCGACCACGCCGCAGAACTTGCCGAACGTTCGCTGAAGGAATCGCGGGAACTGGATCTCGGTTATGGTCAGTTGGTCAGCCCAATTCTGCTGGGAGTTGCGTATCTCGGCCAGGACAGGGCGGGCGAAGCGCTTGAACTGCTCGAACAGATTGTCCAACGGCTGGACAACGAACGTCTGCTCATGGACTGGATCTGGAAAATGCCGCTGCGCTACGCGACGGCTCGGTGCCATTTCAAGCTCGGAAATCTGGACGCCGTGCGCGACTACGCGGCGAAGCTTCGTCTGGCCGCATCGTTCCCGCGCGGCCAGACTCATGAAGCCCTGTCGCATCAACTATTGGCAGATGCTTCTCTGCGCCAAGGCGACTCAAAAGCAGCGCGGGCAGAGATCACTCGGGCGCTAAATATCGTCCAGACGACACGTCTGCCCCTGGCGGAATGGCGAATTCTACAAACTGCAGCAACTGCATTCGCAGATTCAGATCCCGAACGTTCGCAAGAGTGCGAACTCCAAAGCCAAAATGCCTTTTCTGGTCTCGTACAGGGCCTCAACGCAACATTCCCCAGCCTGCGACCGCCCGGCAATCGGTCGATCGAGAGATAG
- a CDS encoding tetratricopeptide repeat protein yields the protein MPKRTANRWRKKTELLQLLKEWEAIATELYGENSEAAWQARLFTINTDWKSGPFTKEARETIVERLTDILEQPAQDLSPGSGVRCEAMQLKAFVLNDLRRHDEAVSLHRELVAELEKRYPENHDRILHGRHDLAFALMNAGKEADAEDILRSVVAQSKNLLGEDHPRTLSALRQLGRALFRQRKLTEAAEIYEDAILIRKNSPLYVSQPIDIRDYGTLGTCYAGTEQFSKAEKYLRAVVENPGVKKSARFSLALNNYVACLQKQRKFDQVLATIEQYLTREFLLEIEKVLDERDIEHVDVFLRNMGKLLSKGAWDLAVGEGVSPERWLLAIAYGELATKLKEDPGHLNNYGVALFQNGDYVKAIDVFEKADSMIEGGDREHRMFLAMAHWHVGNHKEARKFYEQGFCWQEEQNELDEVLQRFSKMAEELMEFEPGVNSKL from the coding sequence ATGCCTAAGCGAACAGCAAATCGGTGGAGAAAAAAAACCGAGTTACTGCAACTCCTGAAAGAATGGGAGGCGATAGCCACCGAACTCTACGGTGAAAACAGCGAAGCTGCCTGGCAGGCAAGGCTGTTTACTATCAACACAGACTGGAAGTCCGGCCCATTTACAAAAGAAGCTCGTGAGACGATTGTCGAGAGATTGACCGATATTCTAGAGCAGCCCGCGCAGGATTTGTCGCCAGGTTCGGGAGTCCGTTGCGAAGCCATGCAACTCAAGGCGTTTGTTCTCAATGACCTGCGGAGACATGATGAAGCCGTATCGCTTCACAGAGAGTTGGTCGCCGAGTTAGAGAAACGCTACCCTGAAAACCACGACCGAATCTTGCACGGACGGCATGACCTGGCATTTGCATTGATGAATGCTGGCAAGGAGGCGGATGCTGAGGACATCCTTCGCAGTGTTGTCGCACAAAGTAAGAACCTGCTTGGTGAAGACCACCCACGGACTTTAAGCGCGCTGAGGCAGCTAGGAAGAGCTTTGTTTCGGCAAAGGAAGTTGACTGAGGCTGCAGAGATTTACGAAGATGCGATCTTGATCCGCAAGAACTCTCCTCTCTACGTTTCGCAACCGATTGATATCCGTGATTATGGCACACTTGGAACTTGTTACGCAGGCACGGAGCAGTTCTCAAAGGCGGAAAAATACCTGCGAGCAGTAGTCGAGAATCCAGGAGTAAAGAAGTCGGCACGGTTTAGCCTAGCCTTAAACAACTACGTCGCATGCCTTCAAAAGCAGCGTAAATTCGATCAAGTGCTCGCGACCATAGAGCAATACTTGACACGAGAATTTTTGCTGGAGATCGAGAAGGTTCTCGATGAGCGTGACATCGAGCATGTCGATGTCTTTCTTCGCAATATGGGAAAGCTACTTTCCAAGGGCGCGTGGGACTTAGCGGTTGGTGAGGGCGTGTCGCCTGAAAGGTGGCTCCTTGCAATAGCTTATGGAGAACTCGCAACAAAGCTTAAGGAAGATCCTGGACATCTCAACAATTATGGCGTCGCTCTCTTCCAAAACGGTGACTACGTCAAAGCGATTGATGTCTTCGAAAAAGCGGACTCCATGATCGAAGGCGGCGACCGCGAGCATCGCATGTTTTTGGCAATGGCTCATTGGCATGTTGGCAATCACAAGGAAGCTCGAAAATTTTATGAACAGGGCTTCTGCTGGCAGGAAGAACAGAATGAGCTCGATGAAGTGCTACAGCGTTTCAGTAAAATGGCAGAGGAGCTGATGGAGTTCGAGCCTGGAGTGAATTCTAAATTATAG
- a CDS encoding serine/threonine-protein kinase, with protein sequence MDRFSPPPITRSTGSDMNQHLKNLEDIFWQARNLDPGEERQAFIRDLESDDAELAAELKQLLADYAKSDQFFGGLNALDAQADFLAETADSAEPTGDLHGSLSSLLSGSKVGPYKLLEPIGEGGMGLVYLAQQSTPVRRKVALKIIKPGMDSRQVIARFEAERQALAMMEHPNIAKVLDAGTTDSGLPYFVMELVRGIPMTDYCDRAKMPTRARLELFQDVCSAIQHAHNKGVIHRDIKPSNILVTEQDGRPLVKVIDFGVAKALTDNLTDKTLFTGMFQMLGTPLYMSPEQASLSNVDVDTRSDVYSLGVMLYELLSGSLPIGRDEVKDLSVEELRKRICDTEPPRPSKRLSTLKDERETVAERRGVDIKAIHRLITNELDWIAMKALEKDRNRRYQSARELAEDIGRNLEGEAVEACPPSASYRLRKLVSKNRVAVAVVMTVLLSAISIAGVSVWQTYRATLAEKKATDESARLQAVVDFLVEDLLGSADPERSGGSDVTVSEVMANARVTINDAFSQDPVTGATMRHTLARTYLRLGEHQEAVDLASDASTMWKETRGDQNGRTLDSLSILGKALFASGDKKCIDVLREVFAARMQMEGAQSRETLIAHMNLAVALLSTDDRDAAVSDLREISSDAEELFGKHDSLTLVSKSNLVEGLYLQTKYLEASSLLSQILASVRNNTDRRIDLDLMHVLRSVAKLQTKLGRYAEAEANLRRVVDVQRRVLSSSHPQLYLSIRRLAECLSEQQIGGEKKPSYCNS encoded by the coding sequence ATGGACCGGTTTTCTCCACCGCCTATCACGCGCAGCACTGGCAGTGACATGAATCAGCATTTGAAGAATCTGGAAGACATCTTCTGGCAGGCCAGGAACCTCGATCCCGGTGAGGAACGGCAGGCTTTCATCCGCGACCTAGAAAGCGATGATGCGGAGTTAGCGGCTGAGTTGAAACAGTTGCTTGCTGATTATGCCAAATCGGATCAATTCTTTGGGGGCCTAAACGCGCTGGATGCCCAGGCAGATTTCCTCGCGGAAACCGCTGATTCAGCCGAGCCGACTGGTGATCTTCACGGCAGCCTGTCGAGTCTTCTGTCCGGGAGCAAAGTCGGTCCCTACAAGCTGCTGGAGCCGATTGGCGAGGGTGGCATGGGGCTGGTCTACCTGGCTCAGCAGTCCACGCCGGTTCGACGCAAAGTGGCGTTGAAAATCATCAAGCCGGGGATGGACAGCCGCCAGGTGATCGCCCGCTTTGAGGCGGAACGCCAGGCGCTGGCGATGATGGAGCATCCCAACATCGCCAAGGTACTCGACGCGGGAACGACCGACTCGGGCTTGCCGTATTTCGTTATGGAACTGGTCCGTGGGATCCCCATGACAGACTACTGCGATCGAGCAAAGATGCCGACTCGTGCCCGATTGGAATTGTTTCAGGATGTTTGTTCCGCCATCCAACACGCGCACAACAAGGGCGTGATTCACCGCGACATCAAACCCTCAAATATCCTGGTCACCGAGCAGGATGGAAGACCGCTCGTGAAAGTGATCGATTTTGGTGTCGCCAAAGCGTTGACCGATAACCTGACCGACAAGACGTTGTTCACCGGCATGTTCCAAATGCTGGGTACGCCGCTGTACATGAGCCCTGAGCAAGCGTCGCTTTCTAATGTCGATGTGGATACCCGTAGCGATGTTTATTCGTTGGGAGTGATGCTGTACGAATTGTTGTCCGGTTCGTTGCCAATCGGCCGTGACGAGGTGAAAGACCTCAGCGTTGAGGAATTGCGAAAGCGGATCTGCGACACCGAGCCGCCGCGGCCCAGCAAACGCTTAAGTACGCTGAAGGACGAGCGGGAAACGGTCGCCGAACGCCGTGGTGTCGACATAAAAGCCATCCATCGCTTGATTACGAATGAACTCGACTGGATCGCAATGAAGGCGCTCGAGAAAGATCGCAATCGCAGATATCAATCGGCACGAGAACTAGCGGAAGACATTGGCAGAAACTTGGAGGGAGAGGCGGTCGAGGCGTGTCCACCTTCGGCTAGTTATCGCTTGAGAAAGCTTGTCTCCAAAAACCGAGTGGCTGTTGCAGTCGTCATGACTGTTTTGTTGTCAGCAATTTCGATAGCGGGCGTAAGTGTTTGGCAGACCTACCGTGCTACGCTGGCCGAGAAAAAGGCCACCGATGAATCGGCCAGACTACAAGCCGTTGTCGATTTTTTAGTCGAGGATCTTTTGGGGTCTGCAGATCCAGAACGATCCGGTGGTTCAGACGTCACGGTGTCAGAAGTTATGGCAAATGCACGCGTAACGATCAATGACGCTTTTTCGCAAGATCCAGTTACAGGTGCGACAATGCGCCATACGCTGGCAAGGACGTATTTGCGATTGGGTGAGCACCAAGAAGCTGTTGATTTAGCAAGTGATGCTTCCACGATGTGGAAAGAAACGCGAGGTGATCAGAACGGACGAACGCTTGACTCTCTGAGCATCCTGGGAAAAGCTCTCTTCGCTTCCGGGGACAAGAAATGCATTGATGTGTTGCGAGAAGTCTTCGCTGCTCGTATGCAGATGGAGGGGGCCCAGAGCAGGGAGACACTGATCGCCCACATGAATCTTGCAGTCGCTCTGCTGAGTACCGACGACCGAGACGCGGCTGTAAGCGACTTGAGGGAAATCAGCTCAGATGCGGAGGAGTTATTCGGCAAACACGATTCGCTCACACTGGTAAGCAAATCAAATCTCGTTGAAGGCCTATACCTTCAAACGAAATACTTAGAGGCCAGTAGCCTGCTTTCCCAAATTCTTGCCAGCGTTCGAAACAATACTGATCGGAGAATCGACCTGGATTTGATGCACGTTCTTCGAAGCGTGGCGAAGCTACAAACCAAACTCGGACGATACGCCGAAGCAGAAGCAAATCTTAGAAGGGTAGTAGACGTACAAAGAAGAGTACTATCGTCGAGCCACCCCCAGCTTTATCTTTCGATCCGGCGACTGGCGGAATGCCTAAGCGAACAGCAAATCGGTGGAGAAAAAAAACCGAGTTACTGCAACTCCTGA